From a region of the Actinomycetes bacterium genome:
- a CDS encoding ankyrin repeat domain-containing protein has product ASRGRKDMVELLVDRGADLEAKDEVSAAAVCD; this is encoded by the coding sequence CTGCATCCCGTGGCCGCAAGGACATGGTGGAGCTGCTTGTGGACCGCGGCGCCGACCTGGAGGCCAAGGATGAGGTGAGTGCGGCGGCCGTGTGCGATTGA